One window from the genome of Asterias rubens chromosome 11, eAstRub1.3, whole genome shotgun sequence encodes:
- the LOC117296708 gene encoding cilia- and flagella-associated protein 298-like, with amino-acid sequence MVKLHVKHGEESQFLYECTVKTPIDDLMKELVHIYNERLKISRLCQEIQDLSEHGVSLPPNMQGLTDDQIVDLKLKDEWEEKCTPSGGMILTKDHTGRRNGHACNDKMKEVFSKTISEAKKAVSKDQVKANVCMTRQIVGDAKDQLRGSVMIVYPMGLPPHDPIRMELENTQDLSGTQASLAVLEEDVASLWFSGKEIVRGKKLEDFIGKNEKTKIIVKLQKKGHGAPARERVFSEDEQKEMMAYAYRKQEELKKLETEATDSHLGSDWADTNSLKRQFHGLRDIKWGGTR; translated from the exons ATGGTGAAGTTACATGTGAAACACGGAGAGGAGAGTCAGTTCCTATATGAGTGTACAGTCAAGACACCCATTGACGATCTGATGAAGGAGTTGGTACACATCTACAATGAAAGACTAAAGATAAGCAGGCTATGTCAAG aAATACAGGATTTATCTGAGCACGGTGTGAGTTTGCCACCAAACATGCAAGGATTGACTGATGACCAGATCGTGGATTTGAAACTGAAGGATGAATGGGAAGAGAAGTGTACTCCAAGTGGAGGAATGATTCTCACCAAGGATCACACAGGCAGACGGAACGGGCACG CATGTAACGACAAGATGAAGGAAGTGTTCAGTAAGACAATCAGCGAGGCCAAGAAAGCTGTCTCAAAA GATCAAGTGAAAGCCAACGTGTGTATGACCAGGCAGATAGTAGGAGATGCCAAGGATCAGTTACGAGGTTCGGTGATGATAGTGTACCCCATGGGTCTCCCTCCCCACGACCCCATCAGGATGGAACTAGAGAACACACAGGATCTCTCCGGCACTCAG GCATCCCTTGCCGTTCTAGAGGAAGACGTTGCCTCGTTGTGGTTCTCTGGTAAAGAAATAGTCCGAGGAAAGAAACTGGAAGACTTCATCGGGAAGAATGAGAAGACCAAGATTATTGTCAAACTTCAGAAG AAGGGACATGGTGCACCAGCTAGAGAAAGAGTATTCAGTGAAGATGAACAGAAAGAAATGATGGCGTATGCCTACAGAAAACAAGAAGAACTCAAG AAACTGGAGACAGAAGCAACGGATTCCCACCTTGGCTCCGATTGGGCAGATACTAACAGCTTAAAGAGACAGTTCCATGGGTTGAGAGACATCAAATGGGGAGGCACACGGTGA